One Kitasatospora sp. NBC_01266 genomic window carries:
- a CDS encoding glycosyltransferase family 2 protein has protein sequence MHTLSIVIPALNEAPNLSTVMASVPVAELAAAGWQTEILVVDNASTDDTAEVARALGARVVSQPERGYGNAYLAGFEAAKGDVIATGDADCTYPFDALPQLLGTLVERDIEFLTTDRLRRDNRAAMKRSHTLANHALSALSRLLFRNGLRDSQSGMWIFRRHVWHGLDVRSTGMAFSQEIKNAATQAGYRFLEVPIEYRQRGGEVKLNALPDGMANLRQLFEHRLRRSAGPGADRAALPTQRKFESA, from the coding sequence GTGCACACGCTGTCGATCGTCATCCCGGCGCTCAATGAAGCCCCCAACCTCTCCACCGTGATGGCCTCGGTGCCGGTCGCCGAACTGGCCGCGGCCGGCTGGCAGACCGAGATCCTGGTCGTCGACAACGCCTCGACCGACGACACCGCCGAGGTCGCCCGCGCCCTGGGCGCGCGGGTGGTCTCGCAGCCCGAACGCGGCTACGGCAACGCCTACCTGGCGGGCTTCGAAGCGGCCAAGGGCGACGTGATCGCCACCGGCGACGCCGACTGCACCTACCCCTTCGACGCACTGCCGCAGCTCCTGGGGACCCTGGTCGAGCGAGACATAGAGTTCCTGACCACGGATCGGCTGCGCCGGGACAACCGCGCGGCGATGAAGCGCTCGCACACCCTGGCCAACCACGCGCTCAGCGCGTTGAGCCGGCTGCTCTTCCGCAACGGGCTGCGCGACTCGCAGTCCGGAATGTGGATCTTCCGGCGGCACGTCTGGCACGGGCTTGACGTGCGTTCCACCGGCATGGCCTTCTCCCAGGAGATCAAGAACGCCGCCACCCAGGCCGGCTACCGCTTCCTGGAGGTGCCGATCGAATACCGCCAGCGCGGCGGCGAGGTGAAGCTGAACGCGCTGCCCGACGGCATGGCCAACCTGCGCCAGCTCTTCGAACACCGGCTCCGCCGATCGGCCGGACCGGGGGCCGATCGGGCAGCCCTTCCGACGCAGCGTAAGTTCGAATCGGCATGA
- a CDS encoding LamG domain-containing protein, whose amino-acid sequence MTDGTEHRGESAAPAQQPPFPSQERGTDTPPVTPAQPDTPSAPGAYGYPQPPTLPQAPAGYGYPQPGNPYAQPQPAQPAPAAPADYQQPTAPFPPTAFAPQPGPPPNPHALAPTGQGPDWVALADRNESQARRKRRLVTIGIVVVACVLGIGAGALVIGGLGKSGGKTKTVATGTASPSASASATAPSNSPTVPGQPNLLADHSGQANVALGPDSQVNQVTGGYAVRFKADSNSFAQSANPVVDVTRSFSISAWVENEATDGPRIAISQGDGVSYSFELGLDATNGQKNWVFRVQTADGGNDSTAVQAVTANSSSVGDWSLLTGTYDADLHSISLYVNGQLAQTTPLPNNGAVWAGPGPLQLGRSREHGQWGSMWAGVIGHILIWDQALSPAQVGDLKSGGTGQSAKPIASWLVG is encoded by the coding sequence ATGACTGACGGCACGGAACACCGGGGAGAGTCCGCAGCCCCCGCCCAGCAGCCCCCGTTCCCATCGCAGGAGCGGGGGACGGACACGCCGCCCGTCACCCCCGCGCAGCCGGACACACCGAGCGCACCCGGTGCATACGGCTATCCGCAGCCGCCGACCCTGCCTCAGGCGCCGGCCGGCTACGGGTATCCGCAACCCGGCAACCCGTACGCGCAGCCGCAGCCCGCGCAGCCCGCTCCCGCGGCCCCGGCCGACTACCAGCAGCCGACCGCGCCCTTCCCGCCCACGGCCTTCGCCCCGCAGCCGGGACCGCCGCCGAACCCGCACGCCCTGGCGCCCACCGGTCAGGGACCGGACTGGGTGGCGCTGGCCGACCGGAACGAGAGTCAGGCCCGGCGCAAGCGGCGCCTGGTGACGATAGGCATCGTGGTGGTCGCCTGCGTGCTCGGCATCGGCGCCGGTGCCCTGGTGATCGGCGGTCTGGGAAAGAGCGGGGGGAAGACGAAGACCGTCGCCACCGGTACCGCCTCTCCCTCGGCGAGTGCGAGTGCCACCGCGCCGAGCAACTCGCCCACCGTGCCCGGCCAGCCGAACCTGCTCGCCGACCACTCCGGACAGGCCAACGTGGCACTCGGCCCGGACTCCCAGGTGAACCAGGTGACCGGCGGCTACGCCGTGCGGTTCAAGGCCGACAGCAACTCCTTCGCCCAGTCCGCCAATCCGGTGGTGGACGTGACCCGGAGCTTCAGCATCTCGGCCTGGGTGGAGAACGAGGCCACCGACGGCCCGCGGATCGCCATCAGCCAGGGCGACGGGGTGTCGTACTCCTTCGAGCTCGGCCTCGACGCGACGAACGGCCAGAAGAACTGGGTCTTCCGGGTACAGACCGCCGACGGCGGCAACGACAGCACCGCGGTCCAGGCGGTGACCGCCAACAGCAGCTCGGTCGGCGACTGGTCGCTGCTGACCGGCACCTACGACGCCGACCTGCACAGCATCTCGCTCTACGTCAACGGCCAGCTCGCGCAGACCACGCCGCTCCCCAACAACGGCGCGGTGTGGGCGGGTCCCGGCCCGCTGCAGTTGGGACGTAGCCGCGAGCACGGTCAGTGGGGCAGCATGTGGGCCGGTGTGATCGGCCACATCCTGATCTGGGACCAGGCGCTGAGCCCGGCCCAGGTGGGCGACCTGAAGAGCGGCGGCACCGGCCAGTCGGCCAAGCCGATCGCCTCCTGGCTGGTCGGCTGA
- a CDS encoding GNAT family N-acetyltransferase: MDLLIRTATAADLDPAGAVTVEAFVGDGHTHSDSPYVSLLADAARRAAEAELLVAVDPADLSTGPTGRVLGCVTFAVGGTEWADIATPSEGEIRMLAASAAARGRGVGEALVRACVQRSRDLGLTGMAFSTRPGMKAAHRIYERVGFRRAPERDWCPRPEIELWVYAMSL; the protein is encoded by the coding sequence ATGGACCTCCTCATCCGCACCGCGACCGCGGCAGATCTCGACCCCGCGGGCGCGGTGACCGTCGAAGCCTTCGTCGGCGATGGCCACACCCACTCCGACTCCCCCTACGTCTCGCTGCTGGCCGACGCCGCCCGCCGCGCCGCCGAGGCCGAACTGCTGGTCGCCGTCGACCCCGCCGACCTCTCGACCGGCCCCACCGGCCGGGTCCTCGGCTGCGTCACCTTCGCCGTCGGCGGCACCGAGTGGGCCGACATCGCCACCCCCTCGGAGGGCGAGATCCGGATGCTGGCCGCCTCCGCCGCCGCCCGAGGTCGCGGCGTGGGCGAGGCCCTGGTCCGCGCCTGCGTCCAGCGCAGCCGCGACCTCGGCCTGACCGGCATGGCCTTCTCCACCCGCCCGGGCATGAAGGCCGCGCACCGCATATACGAGCGGGTCGGCTTCCGCCGGGCCCCGGAACGGGACTGGTGCCCGCGCCCGGAGATCGAGCTGTGGGTCTACGCGATGTCCCTGTGA
- a CDS encoding helix-turn-helix domain-containing protein, which produces MLKNVVAVVLEEVHPFELGVACEVFGLDRSEQELPVYDFALASDRPGELRTHAGFSVNVPHGAERLAEADLVVLAATGIRESYPPVLIEALRAAVERGARVLSICSGTFLLGAAGLLDGRRCTTHWRQATELAERFPLTRVEPEVLYVDEDPVITAAGTAAGIDACLHLVRKVQGVEVARGIARRMVVAPHREGGQAQYVTRPLASVECTSFGSVLDWMRQELERDWTVDALAARAHMAPRTFARRFRQETGSTPLRWLIGQRVLLARRLLEETGEPVEAVAAQVGFGNAAALRHHFGRLVGTTPQAYRRAFGGERVG; this is translated from the coding sequence ATGCTGAAGAACGTCGTCGCCGTGGTGCTGGAGGAGGTGCACCCCTTCGAACTCGGGGTGGCCTGCGAGGTCTTCGGGCTGGACCGGAGCGAGCAGGAGCTGCCGGTCTACGACTTCGCGCTCGCCTCGGACCGCCCGGGTGAGCTGCGCACCCATGCCGGATTCAGCGTGAACGTGCCGCACGGCGCCGAGCGGCTGGCCGAGGCCGACCTGGTGGTCCTGGCGGCCACCGGGATCCGGGAGAGCTATCCGCCGGTGCTGATCGAGGCGTTGCGCGCGGCGGTCGAGCGCGGCGCCCGGGTGCTGTCGATCTGCAGCGGCACCTTCCTGCTCGGCGCGGCCGGGCTGCTGGACGGGCGGCGCTGCACCACGCACTGGCGGCAGGCGACCGAGCTGGCCGAGCGGTTCCCGCTCACCCGGGTCGAGCCGGAGGTGCTCTACGTGGACGAGGACCCGGTGATCACCGCGGCCGGCACCGCGGCGGGCATCGACGCCTGCCTCCACCTGGTGCGCAAGGTGCAGGGCGTCGAGGTGGCGCGCGGCATCGCCCGGCGGATGGTGGTCGCCCCGCACCGCGAGGGCGGGCAGGCGCAGTACGTCACCCGGCCGCTGGCCAGTGTCGAGTGCACCTCCTTCGGCTCGGTGCTCGACTGGATGCGCCAGGAGTTGGAGCGCGACTGGACGGTGGACGCACTGGCCGCCCGCGCGCACATGGCGCCGCGCACCTTCGCGCGGCGGTTCCGGCAGGAGACCGGGAGCACGCCGCTGCGCTGGCTGATCGGGCAGCGGGTGCTGCTCGCGCGGCGGCTGCTGGAGGAGACCGGCGAGCCGGTGGAGGCGGTGGCGGCCCAGGTCGGCTTCGGCAACGCGGCGGCGCTGCGCCACCACTTCGGGCGGCTGGTGGGCACCACGCCGCAGGCCTACCGGCGGGCGTTCGGCGGCGAGCGGGTGGGCTGA
- a CDS encoding TetR/AcrR family transcriptional regulator, producing MAAAAIRGARERARAELTEEIKREARRQLARDGAQRLSLRAVARELGMASSALYRYFPSRDDLLTALIVDAHTMLAETVERAVAVVPGAGGARVRWRVLCAAVRDWARARPHEYALLYGTPVPGYRAAEETVGPAARIPLALLGLLRGSAARPAQGPARPSPRSPSPLLSARLAQLVGQYAPELPQPVVARALVAWAQLCGMVGFELAGNLDGAVESADAFFACAVEQLADLLGLPEAPPAERG from the coding sequence ATGGCAGCGGCGGCGATTCGGGGAGCCCGGGAGCGGGCGAGGGCGGAACTCACCGAGGAGATCAAGCGGGAGGCGCGGCGCCAGCTGGCTCGCGACGGCGCCCAGCGGCTCTCGCTGCGGGCGGTGGCGCGGGAGTTGGGCATGGCCTCCTCCGCGCTGTACCGGTACTTCCCGAGCCGTGACGACCTGCTGACCGCGCTGATCGTGGACGCCCACACCATGCTGGCCGAGACGGTGGAGCGCGCGGTGGCGGTGGTGCCCGGCGCTGGTGGCGCCCGGGTGCGCTGGCGGGTGCTCTGCGCGGCGGTGCGCGACTGGGCCAGGGCGCGGCCGCACGAGTACGCGTTGCTCTACGGCACTCCGGTCCCCGGCTACCGGGCCGCCGAGGAGACCGTCGGGCCGGCCGCCCGGATCCCGCTCGCGCTGCTCGGCCTGCTCCGCGGCAGCGCCGCCCGACCCGCTCAGGGGCCGGCGCGTCCGTCCCCCCGGTCGCCATCCCCGCTGCTCTCCGCGCGGCTGGCCCAGCTGGTCGGCCAGTACGCGCCGGAGCTGCCGCAGCCGGTGGTGGCCCGGGCGCTCGTCGCCTGGGCGCAGCTGTGCGGCATGGTCGGGTTCGAGCTCGCGGGGAACCTGGACGGCGCGGTGGAGTCGGCCGACGCCTTCTTCGCCTGTGCGGTCGAGCAGTTGGCCGATCTCCTGGGCCTACCGGAGGCCCCGCCCGCCGAGCGCGGCTGA